In one window of Leifsonia sp. NPDC080035 DNA:
- a CDS encoding FGGY family carbohydrate kinase, whose protein sequence is MTVPASSAAALGVDVGTTNTKVVLAAFGGDGVVHEQRGRTMPTPATGAELRDAVLAAIAEVAEGQRDRIVGIGIASMAETGALIGPDGEPRGSLLRWTRGDTRAADRLVVAAGAPELYAATGVPVAAKSPLAHWLTLADEDDPRLHGARWSGVDALVAEALTGEAVTDRTLAARTMAYRIDGTAESFDPDLLALAGLTPDRFPRVSPPGDAAGALSAHAAAALDLPAGLPVVVAGHDHAVGAWAAGVREPGQAADSVGTAEALYRVAADIPREEARRQGMSIAPSVDGRHRSLLAGNPTAGALVEWALRELLPGVEPTAALRSAEAHAGRPIEAFLLPYLRGRQSPLPDPGARVRAVPALPAEPGAALAAVFAGLALHLAWLDAEQTRILGPRHPDVTLLGGAAAANGAWARIKNRVLPGRLRPVAAGEVVAVGAAMLAAHRITGITTTLPLGSPEDAATTGDPALLERFVAAATHHEKEPA, encoded by the coding sequence GTGACCGTTCCGGCATCCTCCGCCGCTGCCCTCGGCGTCGACGTGGGCACGACCAACACGAAGGTCGTGCTGGCGGCGTTTGGCGGCGACGGCGTCGTGCACGAGCAGCGCGGCCGCACGATGCCGACGCCCGCCACGGGTGCGGAGCTGCGGGATGCGGTGCTCGCCGCGATCGCCGAGGTCGCCGAGGGGCAGCGCGACCGGATCGTCGGCATCGGGATCGCCTCGATGGCCGAGACGGGTGCCCTGATCGGCCCCGATGGTGAGCCACGCGGCTCGCTCCTGCGCTGGACGCGCGGCGACACCCGCGCCGCCGACCGTCTCGTCGTGGCCGCCGGCGCCCCCGAGCTGTACGCCGCGACCGGTGTGCCGGTCGCCGCGAAGTCGCCGCTCGCCCACTGGCTGACGCTCGCCGACGAGGACGACCCGCGCCTCCATGGCGCTCGCTGGAGCGGTGTGGATGCGCTGGTCGCCGAGGCGCTGACCGGCGAGGCCGTCACCGACCGCACGCTCGCGGCGCGCACCATGGCCTATCGCATCGACGGCACCGCCGAGTCCTTCGACCCCGACCTCCTCGCCCTCGCCGGCCTGACGCCGGACCGCTTCCCGCGTGTCTCACCTCCGGGCGACGCGGCAGGGGCGCTCTCCGCGCACGCCGCCGCCGCGCTCGACCTCCCCGCCGGCCTGCCGGTCGTCGTCGCCGGTCACGACCATGCGGTCGGGGCGTGGGCGGCCGGGGTCCGCGAGCCGGGGCAGGCCGCCGACTCCGTCGGCACCGCGGAGGCGCTCTACCGCGTCGCCGCCGACATTCCGCGCGAGGAGGCGCGGCGGCAGGGGATGAGCATCGCGCCCAGCGTGGACGGCCGTCACCGGTCGCTGCTCGCCGGCAACCCCACCGCGGGCGCCCTCGTCGAGTGGGCGCTGCGGGAGCTGCTGCCCGGCGTCGAACCCACCGCGGCCCTCCGCAGCGCTGAGGCGCACGCCGGCCGGCCGATCGAGGCGTTCCTGCTGCCGTATCTGCGCGGCCGCCAGTCGCCGCTGCCCGACCCGGGTGCACGCGTCCGTGCGGTTCCCGCTCTGCCCGCCGAGCCGGGCGCGGCGCTCGCCGCCGTCTTCGCCGGCCTCGCCCTGCACCTGGCGTGGCTGGACGCCGAGCAGACGCGCATCCTGGGGCCGCGCCATCCCGATGTGACCCTGCTCGGCGGTGCCGCGGCGGCGAACGGCGCCTGGGCGCGGATCAAGAACCGGGTCCTCCCTGGCAGGCTCCGGCCGGTCGCCGCGGGCGAGGTCGTCGCCGTCGGAGCCGCCATGCTGGCCGCGCACCGCATCACCGGCATCACGACCACCCTGCCGCTCGGCAGTCCAGAAGACGCCGCCACCACGGGCGACCCGGCTCTGCTGGAGCGGTTCGTGGCGGCGGCGACGCACCACGAGAAGGAACCCGCATGA
- a CDS encoding DeoR/GlpR family DNA-binding transcription regulator, with the protein MRYTDAPARRDELLRRLSAEGYVSSSRVAEEFGVSEMTIRRDLRQLAADGLARRVVGGASLPDLGHGRPFEERAGTGGDEKRSIAEACLELLSGAGTIALDAGTTVAPLAGLVAAGTTIVSHSAPVIQSAIERGDVELVGIGGVYQPETRSFAGAAARRAIGDYAFDVAVLSATAVDATSILCANALDAEIKQELARAARTTVLLVDHSKLGSRAPIRVGALSLVDVIVTDDGAEPDDLRALADAGVRVVVAGAEQAVDVS; encoded by the coding sequence GTGCGCTACACCGACGCCCCCGCCCGCCGCGACGAGCTCCTCCGCCGCCTCTCGGCCGAGGGCTACGTGTCGTCGTCGCGGGTCGCCGAGGAGTTCGGCGTCTCGGAGATGACCATCCGCCGCGACCTGCGCCAGCTCGCGGCCGACGGCCTCGCCCGCCGCGTCGTCGGCGGCGCCAGCCTGCCCGACCTGGGCCACGGCCGCCCCTTCGAGGAGCGCGCCGGCACGGGCGGAGACGAGAAGCGGTCCATCGCCGAGGCGTGCCTCGAGCTGCTGAGCGGCGCGGGCACGATCGCGCTCGACGCCGGGACGACGGTCGCGCCGCTCGCCGGGCTCGTCGCCGCCGGCACGACGATCGTCAGCCACTCGGCCCCGGTCATCCAGTCCGCCATCGAGCGCGGGGACGTAGAGCTCGTCGGCATCGGGGGCGTCTACCAGCCGGAGACGCGCAGCTTCGCCGGGGCCGCGGCCCGCCGGGCGATCGGGGACTACGCGTTCGATGTCGCGGTGCTCTCGGCGACCGCGGTCGACGCCACCAGCATCCTCTGCGCCAACGCCCTCGACGCGGAGATCAAGCAGGAGCTCGCCCGCGCCGCGCGCACGACCGTGCTGCTCGTGGACCACTCCAAGCTCGGCTCCCGCGCCCCCATCCGCGTCGGCGCGCTGAGCCTTGTGGACGTAATCGTCACCGACGACGGCGCAGAACCCGACGACCTGCGCGCGCTCGCGGACGCGGGCGTGCGCGTCGTGGTGGCCGGAGCGGAACAGGCGGTCGACGTCTCGTGA
- the otnK gene encoding 3-oxo-tetronate kinase codes for MRLGAIADDVTGACDLAGRAAEAGLPATVLLGVPDAGSPVDAFADGAGCTVVALIARTAPVERAVAEASAAARALLAAGATQLYQKYCSTFDSTPRGNIGPIADALVAVAGASGTIGTPSTPGSARTQYAGTLFAGGIPLAESPMRDHPLTPMRDSDVVRLLRPQTPKPVSLVRWEDVRLGPDRIAALSREGHTLVDALLERDLDAIAAAILRSALERPVVASGGAGVGTALARSAASERGDAGAPADPPHTATTATTVPAVPVTGRLILAGSASAATRAQIEAFGGDVHILDPFDLADDPDSELLRLREALARRTEPLAPVLVAASRDVARAQRELGAARAAGLIETALAELAAIAVHDLGFSHLLVAGGETSGAVTSRLGARRLLIGRQAAPGVPWAVALAGGRDVALLLKSGNFGGADLFTTAWEAAPCAP; via the coding sequence ATGCGGCTCGGCGCCATCGCCGACGACGTGACCGGCGCGTGCGACCTCGCGGGGCGCGCGGCCGAGGCCGGGCTGCCCGCGACGGTGCTGCTCGGAGTTCCGGATGCGGGCTCGCCCGTCGACGCCTTCGCGGACGGAGCAGGATGCACGGTCGTCGCGCTCATCGCGCGCACCGCGCCGGTCGAGCGCGCGGTCGCCGAGGCGTCCGCCGCCGCCCGCGCGCTGCTAGCCGCGGGGGCGACGCAGCTGTACCAGAAGTACTGCTCGACCTTCGATTCGACCCCGCGCGGCAACATCGGGCCGATCGCCGACGCGCTCGTCGCCGTGGCGGGCGCGTCCGGCACGATCGGCACGCCGTCGACGCCGGGCAGCGCGCGCACCCAGTACGCGGGGACGCTGTTCGCGGGCGGTATCCCGCTCGCCGAGTCGCCGATGCGCGACCACCCGCTCACCCCGATGCGCGACTCCGACGTCGTCCGGCTGCTGCGGCCGCAGACGCCGAAGCCCGTGTCCCTGGTCCGCTGGGAGGACGTCCGGCTCGGGCCGGATCGTATCGCCGCCCTGAGCCGGGAGGGGCACACGCTCGTGGATGCGCTCCTCGAGCGCGACCTCGACGCCATCGCGGCGGCGATCCTGCGCAGCGCGCTCGAGCGGCCCGTCGTCGCGAGCGGGGGCGCCGGCGTCGGCACCGCCCTGGCCCGGTCGGCCGCGTCCGAGCGCGGGGACGCGGGAGCGCCCGCGGACCCCCCGCACACCGCGACCACCGCGACCACCGTGCCCGCCGTGCCGGTGACGGGCCGGCTCATCCTCGCCGGGAGCGCGTCCGCCGCTACCCGCGCCCAGATCGAGGCGTTCGGCGGCGACGTCCACATCCTCGACCCGTTCGACCTCGCCGACGACCCCGACAGCGAGCTGCTGCGGCTCCGGGAGGCACTGGCCCGCCGCACGGAACCGCTCGCGCCGGTGCTCGTCGCCGCCTCGCGGGACGTCGCCCGCGCTCAGCGGGAGCTGGGCGCCGCGCGCGCCGCCGGGTTGATCGAGACCGCCCTGGCGGAGCTCGCCGCGATCGCGGTGCACGACCTCGGCTTCAGCCACCTGCTCGTCGCCGGCGGCGAGACCTCCGGAGCGGTGACCTCCCGGCTCGGGGCGCGCCGGCTGCTCATCGGCAGGCAGGCCGCGCCGGGCGTGCCGTGGGCGGTCGCGCTGGCCGGCGGGCGCGACGTCGCGCTCCTGCTGAAGTCCGGCAACTTCGGTGGAGCCGACCTGTTCACCACGGCGTGGGAGGCGGCCCCGTGCGCACCGTGA
- a CDS encoding class II aldolase/adducin family protein — MRTVNLVSPDDVTDEAEARVAIVRACRHLAAAGLSPGSSGNVSVRVGARILATPTGSSLRSVTEDRLAATPSHAEGSPRPTKELPLHAAMYAAHPEARAVVHLHSPHATAVACLPPGEDGFAALPALTPYRVMRLGSVPLVPYAAPGTSALASAVAAAAAGHPVLLLANHGPVVAAASLDAAIDLAEELETAAQVGLLLHGSPAVPLDAAAVAALTPPGR, encoded by the coding sequence GTGCGCACCGTGAACCTCGTGAGCCCCGACGACGTGACGGACGAGGCCGAGGCACGGGTCGCCATCGTGCGGGCCTGCCGCCATCTCGCCGCCGCCGGCCTCTCGCCCGGCAGCTCGGGCAACGTCAGCGTGCGGGTGGGGGCGCGCATCCTCGCGACCCCGACCGGCTCCTCGCTGCGCTCGGTGACCGAGGACCGGCTCGCCGCCACGCCGTCGCACGCAGAGGGCTCCCCCCGCCCGACGAAGGAGCTTCCGCTGCACGCGGCGATGTACGCCGCGCATCCCGAGGCGCGCGCGGTGGTGCACCTGCACTCGCCGCACGCGACGGCCGTCGCCTGCCTGCCGCCAGGCGAGGACGGGTTCGCCGCACTGCCCGCGCTCACGCCGTACCGCGTGATGCGGCTCGGGTCCGTGCCGCTTGTCCCGTACGCCGCGCCCGGCACGTCCGCCCTCGCCTCCGCGGTCGCCGCGGCGGCGGCGGGGCATCCCGTACTGCTGCTCGCCAACCACGGCCCTGTCGTCGCCGCGGCGTCGCTGGACGCCGCGATCGACCTCGCCGAGGAGCTGGAGACCGCCGCCCAGGTCGGCCTGCTGCTCCACGGCTCGCCGGCGGTGCCGCTCGACGCCGCCGCGGTCGCCGCGCTCACGCCGCCGGGACGCTGA
- a CDS encoding ABC transporter ATP-binding protein, giving the protein MTSVRADRPAPPRPTDRHLASVPRFLLWQAARQPGTLAAGVVFGVVWMLCQAVWPFLLGRAVDEGVGGDTGRLWLWCGALLAVAIVQAVTGMLRHRMAVSNWLRSSLGIARLIGHHSAETGPAITATTSSGEIVATVSTDSLRLGAMYDVTARLGGGIVAFVVVSIIMLSASLPLGLAVVIGVPLVALVLAALLRPLRNRQAVWREASGQLTTLGADTVVGLRVLRGIGGEQEFVDRYARQSQRVRQAGVGVAKTQSWLDGLQVLLPGAFLVFIVSFGAHLAVDGAITPGQLTAFYGYATFLVLPLRTGVEAAQTFTAGVVSARRVLAVLRTRPAARDTGDVEHAPPAGSAIEDVASGVVVAPGRFTAIVDADPDEAAAIATRLGRFDDAVHRDAPVLWGGVDHTRVPVRDVRERIVVSDASPHLFGGPLLDGLDVLPTRRAAGSRTGDWTDTSTGRLRRVSAALEAAAASETVDALPAGVHERVAERGRTFSGGQRQRLSLARALLTDAEVLVLIEPTSAVDAHTEAQIAERLREAREGRTTVVVSASPLLLDRMDSIAVVRKGRVVGTGSHQELLRLDDDLGDLYRAIVSRTISAAEPAEGTDLDAAWTGSIDALWTATHPVVAQKPGKPDAKKQKKQKKQSKKNQKGTGDAPSDR; this is encoded by the coding sequence GTGACCAGCGTCCGCGCTGACCGTCCCGCACCACCGCGGCCCACCGACCGGCACCTCGCCTCCGTTCCGCGCTTCCTGCTCTGGCAGGCCGCGCGGCAGCCGGGCACCCTCGCCGCCGGGGTGGTTTTCGGCGTGGTGTGGATGCTGTGCCAAGCCGTCTGGCCGTTCCTGCTCGGACGCGCGGTGGACGAGGGCGTCGGCGGCGACACCGGCCGGCTCTGGCTGTGGTGCGGCGCACTGCTCGCCGTCGCGATCGTCCAGGCCGTCACCGGGATGCTGCGGCACCGGATGGCCGTCTCCAACTGGCTGCGCTCCTCCCTCGGCATCGCTCGGCTGATCGGCCACCACTCGGCCGAGACCGGGCCGGCGATCACGGCCACCACATCCTCCGGCGAGATCGTGGCAACGGTCTCCACCGACTCGCTGCGCCTCGGCGCGATGTACGACGTCACCGCGCGGCTCGGCGGCGGCATCGTGGCGTTCGTCGTGGTGTCGATCATCATGCTGTCGGCGTCCCTCCCGCTCGGGCTCGCGGTCGTCATCGGCGTGCCGCTGGTGGCGCTCGTGCTGGCGGCACTGCTGCGGCCGCTGCGGAACCGTCAGGCGGTGTGGCGGGAGGCGTCCGGGCAGCTGACGACGCTCGGCGCCGACACCGTGGTCGGGCTGCGCGTGCTGCGCGGGATCGGCGGCGAGCAGGAGTTCGTCGACCGCTACGCGCGGCAGTCGCAGCGCGTGCGCCAGGCCGGGGTCGGCGTCGCGAAGACCCAGTCCTGGCTCGACGGCCTGCAGGTCCTGCTGCCGGGGGCTTTCCTCGTCTTCATCGTCTCGTTCGGGGCGCATCTCGCGGTCGACGGCGCGATCACACCCGGGCAGCTGACCGCCTTCTACGGGTACGCGACCTTCCTCGTCCTCCCGCTGCGCACCGGCGTCGAGGCCGCGCAGACCTTCACGGCCGGCGTCGTCTCGGCGCGACGCGTGCTCGCGGTGCTGCGGACGCGGCCCGCCGCACGGGACACCGGCGACGTCGAGCACGCGCCGCCCGCCGGCTCGGCCATCGAGGATGTCGCCTCCGGCGTCGTCGTCGCGCCGGGACGGTTCACGGCGATCGTGGATGCGGACCCGGACGAGGCCGCGGCCATCGCGACCCGGCTCGGCCGCTTCGACGACGCGGTGCACCGGGACGCGCCGGTGCTGTGGGGCGGCGTCGACCACACCCGGGTGCCCGTGCGCGACGTGCGCGAGCGCATCGTCGTCAGCGACGCCTCCCCGCACCTGTTCGGCGGCCCCCTGCTCGACGGCCTGGACGTCCTGCCGACGCGGCGGGCAGCCGGCTCCCGAACAGGCGACTGGACGGACACCAGCACCGGCCGGCTGCGCCGCGTCTCCGCCGCGCTCGAGGCCGCCGCCGCGAGCGAGACGGTGGATGCGCTGCCCGCGGGCGTGCACGAGCGGGTCGCCGAGCGCGGCCGCACCTTCTCCGGCGGTCAGCGCCAGCGGCTCAGCCTCGCGCGCGCCCTGCTGACCGACGCCGAGGTGCTGGTCCTGATCGAGCCGACAAGCGCCGTCGACGCGCACACCGAGGCGCAGATCGCCGAGCGCCTGCGCGAGGCGCGCGAGGGGCGCACGACGGTCGTCGTCTCCGCCAGCCCGCTGCTGCTCGACCGGATGGACAGCATCGCGGTGGTGCGGAAGGGCCGCGTCGTCGGCACCGGCAGCCACCAGGAGCTGCTGCGCCTCGACGATGACCTCGGCGACCTCTACCGGGCGATCGTCTCGCGCACGATCAGCGCAGCAGAGCCCGCCGAGGGCACCGACCTGGACGCCGCGTGGACGGGGTCCATCGACGCGCTCTGGACGGCCACGCATCCCGTGGTCGCGCAGAAGCCGGGCAAGCCGGACGCGAAGAAACAGAAGAAGCAGAAGAAGCAGTCGAAGAAGAACCAGAAGGGAACGGGCGATGCTCCTTCCGATCGCTAG
- a CDS encoding ABC transporter ATP-binding protein encodes MLLPIASTATVRATAARLIRRHRGALSVVLGLHTLAAVAGLAGPALIGVIIDGVTGHGLSSGGIDTIAAVLLAAIVAQAVLTRFAQRQSMVLGEGVFASLREEFLATVARLPLSTVEAAGTGDLLARTTNDIQSVAQTVRFGVPRILVAGVTVVLTLVAAFVVNPAVAVGMLAGAPILVLATRWYLKRSGPGYQRQLASYATLGGTISETVDGVRTIEALSLAPAQRAKVDAALRERRDSEWYTLWLRSWFFPSTDISFLLPVIVVLVWGAFLVGAGAATIGAVTAVALYAMQLVSPVDELISWLDEIQVGTTALSRIIGVADVPDDREPSGETPDGEQVVVDDVRFSYREGTEVLHGISLDLAVGERLAIVGPSGSGKSTLGRLLAGITGPTSGRVTVGGVRLVDLPLDDLRGHVALVTQEHHVFVGTIAENLSLARPGAPHDELAAALRVVGALGWVAAMPLGLDTVVGSGGVVLTPAQAQQLALARLVLLDPHTLVLDEATSLLDPTAARDLERAMNSVLEGRTVVAIAHRLHTAHDADRIAVVRDGEVEELGSHDELVAAGGAYAELWNSWHG; translated from the coding sequence ATGCTCCTTCCGATCGCTAGCACCGCGACCGTCCGCGCGACGGCCGCCCGGCTCATCCGGCGCCACCGCGGCGCGCTCTCGGTGGTGCTCGGCCTGCACACGCTCGCCGCCGTCGCCGGACTCGCCGGACCTGCACTGATCGGCGTCATCATCGACGGCGTGACCGGCCACGGGCTGAGCTCCGGCGGCATCGACACCATCGCCGCCGTGCTGCTCGCGGCGATCGTCGCCCAGGCGGTGCTCACCCGGTTCGCCCAGCGTCAGTCGATGGTGCTCGGCGAGGGTGTGTTCGCGTCCCTGCGGGAGGAGTTCCTCGCCACTGTCGCGCGCCTGCCGCTCTCCACGGTGGAGGCGGCCGGGACCGGCGACCTGCTCGCGCGCACGACGAACGACATCCAGTCGGTCGCCCAGACCGTGCGGTTCGGCGTTCCGCGCATCCTCGTCGCCGGCGTCACCGTCGTGCTGACGCTCGTCGCCGCGTTCGTCGTGAACCCGGCCGTCGCGGTCGGGATGCTGGCCGGCGCGCCCATCCTGGTCCTGGCGACGCGGTGGTACCTGAAGCGTTCCGGCCCGGGCTACCAGCGTCAGCTCGCCTCGTACGCGACGCTCGGCGGCACCATCAGCGAGACGGTGGACGGCGTGCGGACGATCGAAGCGCTCAGCCTCGCCCCCGCTCAGCGCGCCAAGGTGGATGCGGCCCTCCGCGAGCGCCGCGACTCCGAGTGGTACACGCTGTGGCTGCGGTCGTGGTTCTTCCCGAGCACCGACATCTCGTTCCTGCTCCCGGTGATCGTCGTCCTGGTCTGGGGCGCGTTCCTGGTCGGCGCGGGCGCCGCCACCATCGGCGCCGTGACCGCCGTCGCGCTCTACGCGATGCAGCTGGTCTCGCCGGTCGACGAGCTCATCAGCTGGCTCGACGAGATCCAGGTCGGCACCACCGCGCTCTCCCGCATCATCGGGGTCGCAGACGTGCCGGACGACCGCGAGCCGAGCGGCGAGACGCCCGACGGCGAGCAGGTCGTCGTGGACGATGTGCGCTTCTCGTACCGCGAGGGCACGGAGGTGCTGCACGGGATCAGCCTCGATCTCGCCGTCGGCGAGCGGCTCGCCATCGTCGGACCGTCCGGCTCCGGCAAGTCGACGCTCGGGCGGCTTCTGGCGGGGATCACCGGGCCGACCTCGGGACGGGTGACCGTCGGCGGCGTCCGGCTGGTCGACCTCCCGCTGGACGACCTGCGCGGCCACGTCGCCCTCGTCACCCAGGAGCACCACGTGTTCGTCGGCACGATCGCCGAGAACCTGTCGCTCGCGCGGCCGGGCGCGCCCCACGACGAGCTCGCCGCCGCGCTGCGCGTGGTCGGCGCGCTCGGCTGGGTGGCGGCGATGCCCCTGGGCCTGGACACCGTCGTCGGCTCCGGCGGCGTCGTCCTCACCCCCGCGCAGGCGCAGCAGCTGGCGCTCGCCCGGCTCGTGCTGCTCGACCCGCACACGCTCGTGCTCGACGAGGCCACCTCACTGCTCGACCCGACCGCCGCCCGCGACCTGGAGCGCGCCATGAACAGCGTGCTGGAGGGCCGCACGGTCGTCGCGATCGCGCACCGGCTGCACACCGCGCACGACGCCGACCGCATCGCGGTGGTGCGCGACGGCGAGGTGGAGGAGCTGGGCAGCCACGACGAGCTGGTCGCCGCGGGCGGCGCCTACGCCGAGCTGTGGAACTCCTGGCACGGCTGA
- a CDS encoding glycoside hydrolase family 3 C-terminal domain-containing protein, with translation MVDSLARASELTTEEKASLTSGSSFWETEAVERVGIPSMYLTDGPHGVRKQAQGGDHLGIGDSVPATCFPPAVALGSSWDAELLERVGAALGEEAKAEGVGVLLGPGINIKRSPLCGRNFEYLSEDPIVSGRLGAALVRGLQSQGVGASLKHFAANNQETDRLRVSADVDERPLREIYLRGFQHVVENAQPWTVMCSYNRINGVYASEDPWLLTSVLRDEWGFDGLVVSDWGAVNDRVSALVAGLDLEMPSSGGVTDAQLVAAVRDGSLDESVLDTAADRVIRLVEKALAGADPDASYDADAHHALAREVAGRSVVLLKNEGVLPLAAGAGRCIAVVGEFARTPRYQGAGSSQIVPTRLDTALDEIRALAGDASVDFAAGYALGGSEDAVALTAEAVSVAAGADDVLVFLGLPAEDESEGFDREHIELPEAQTALLDAVIAANPRVTVVLSNGGVVRVSGWADRVPAIVEGWLLGQAGGGAIADVLFGVVNPSGRLAESIPLRLEDTASYLNFPGEKGHVRYGEGLFVGYRDFDARDAAVSFPFGHGLSYTTFAFGPVTATATSDGGIRVSVDVTNTGDRDGREIVQVYVSVPGSRVQRPLRELKGFRPVEVAAGATATATITIPAGDLAYFDTEVAGWVVEGGDYVVSVGASSRDLRGSATVTLAGDGARVPLTVDSTLGEWLSHPVGGQILQAALSQSPEAAGMGAMLADPSLRRMAESIPLVRAAAFPGSPVTREQLDQLVAAANG, from the coding sequence ATGGTCGACAGCCTCGCCCGCGCATCCGAACTGACGACAGAGGAGAAGGCGTCGCTGACCAGCGGCTCGAGCTTCTGGGAGACCGAGGCGGTCGAGCGCGTCGGGATCCCGTCGATGTACCTCACCGACGGCCCGCACGGCGTCCGCAAGCAGGCGCAGGGCGGCGACCATCTCGGCATCGGGGACAGCGTGCCCGCCACCTGCTTCCCGCCGGCCGTCGCGCTCGGCTCGAGCTGGGATGCGGAGCTGCTCGAGCGCGTCGGCGCCGCCCTCGGCGAGGAGGCGAAGGCGGAGGGTGTCGGCGTGCTGCTCGGCCCCGGCATCAACATCAAGCGGTCGCCGCTGTGCGGGCGCAACTTCGAGTACCTCTCCGAGGACCCGATCGTCTCCGGCCGGCTCGGCGCCGCCCTCGTGCGCGGCCTGCAGTCGCAGGGCGTCGGCGCCTCGCTCAAGCACTTCGCCGCCAACAACCAGGAGACCGACCGGCTGCGGGTCAGCGCGGACGTGGACGAGCGTCCCCTGCGCGAGATCTACCTGCGCGGCTTCCAGCACGTCGTCGAGAACGCGCAGCCGTGGACGGTGATGTGCTCCTACAACCGCATCAACGGCGTCTATGCCAGCGAGGACCCGTGGCTGCTCACCTCCGTGCTGCGCGACGAGTGGGGTTTCGACGGCCTGGTCGTCTCCGACTGGGGCGCGGTGAACGACCGAGTGAGCGCACTGGTCGCCGGCCTCGACCTGGAGATGCCGTCCTCGGGCGGCGTCACGGACGCGCAGCTGGTCGCGGCGGTGCGTGACGGCTCGCTCGACGAATCCGTGCTCGACACGGCCGCGGACCGCGTCATCCGGCTGGTGGAGAAGGCGCTCGCCGGCGCGGACCCGGACGCGTCGTACGACGCGGACGCGCACCACGCCCTCGCGCGCGAGGTCGCCGGCCGCAGCGTCGTCCTGCTCAAGAACGAGGGCGTGCTGCCGCTGGCCGCCGGGGCGGGTCGGTGCATCGCGGTGGTCGGCGAGTTCGCCAGGACGCCGCGTTACCAGGGCGCGGGATCGTCGCAGATCGTCCCGACCCGGCTCGACACCGCGCTGGACGAGATCCGCGCGCTCGCCGGGGACGCGTCGGTGGACTTCGCCGCCGGGTACGCGCTCGGCGGCTCCGAGGACGCGGTCGCGCTCACCGCCGAGGCCGTCTCGGTCGCGGCCGGAGCGGACGACGTGCTGGTCTTCCTCGGCCTGCCCGCGGAGGACGAGTCGGAGGGCTTCGACCGCGAGCACATCGAGCTGCCCGAGGCGCAGACGGCCCTGCTGGATGCGGTGATCGCCGCGAACCCGCGGGTCACCGTCGTGCTCTCCAACGGCGGCGTCGTGCGGGTGTCGGGATGGGCGGACCGCGTGCCCGCCATCGTCGAGGGCTGGCTGCTCGGGCAGGCGGGCGGTGGCGCGATCGCCGACGTGCTGTTCGGGGTGGTGAACCCGTCCGGCCGGCTCGCCGAGAGCATCCCGCTGCGGCTGGAGGACACCGCCAGCTACCTGAACTTCCCCGGCGAGAAGGGGCACGTCCGCTACGGCGAGGGCCTCTTCGTCGGCTACCGCGACTTCGACGCCAGGGACGCCGCGGTGAGCTTCCCGTTCGGCCACGGCCTGTCGTACACCACGTTCGCGTTCGGGCCGGTGACCGCGACGGCCACCTCGGACGGCGGCATCCGGGTGTCCGTGGACGTCACCAACACCGGCGACCGGGACGGCCGCGAGATCGTGCAGGTCTACGTGTCGGTGCCCGGCTCCCGCGTGCAGCGCCCGCTGCGCGAGCTCAAGGGCTTCCGCCCCGTGGAGGTCGCGGCCGGCGCGACGGCGACCGCAACGATCACCATCCCGGCCGGCGACCTCGCCTACTTCGACACCGAGGTGGCGGGCTGGGTCGTCGAGGGCGGCGACTACGTCGTGTCGGTCGGCGCGTCGTCCCGCGACCTGCGCGGCAGCGCGACCGTGACGCTGGCCGGCGACGGGGCGCGGGTGCCGCTGACCGTTGACTCGACCCTGGGCGAGTGGCTGAGCCACCCGGTCGGCGGCCAGATTCTGCAGGCGGCGCTTTCGCAGAGCCCCGAGGCGGCAGGGATGGGCGCGATGCTGGCGGACCCGAGCCTGCGCAGGATGGCCGAGTCCATCCCGCTCGTGCGCGCGGCGGCGTTCCCGGGCAGCCCGGTCACCCGCGAGCAGCTCGACCAGCTGGTGGCCGCCGCGAACGGGTAG